In Halovivax gelatinilyticus, the following are encoded in one genomic region:
- a CDS encoding ArsR/SmtB family transcription factor, producing the protein MSPDRPRRLEDRPADPADQLPPNSVLDLDEYIEMYAAIGDRTRYEILYRLVHTGDMNVSDLAETLSTDPNTLGDQLDRLLDAGLIQRRKQTDKGDTAVRTYFRATILGEVALTEGIDELIQGEQEFPAMYGSSVEE; encoded by the coding sequence ATGTCGCCGGATCGCCCGCGGAGGTTGGAAGACCGCCCCGCCGACCCAGCCGATCAGCTCCCACCGAATAGCGTACTGGATCTCGACGAGTATATAGAAATGTACGCTGCGATCGGAGACCGCACGCGGTACGAAATCCTGTACCGTCTCGTTCACACCGGGGATATGAACGTGTCAGATCTCGCTGAGACACTTTCAACGGACCCCAACACGCTCGGTGACCAGTTGGACCGACTCCTTGATGCTGGCCTCATTCAGCGACGCAAACAGACGGACAAAGGTGACACGGCGGTGCGCACATATTTCCGAGCGACTATTCTCGGAGAAGTTGCGCTCACAGAGGGGATCGACGAACTCATCCAGGGAGAACAAGAGTTTCCAGCGATGTACGGCAGTTCCGTCGAGGAATAA